From the Diospyros lotus cultivar Yz01 chromosome 13, ASM1463336v1, whole genome shotgun sequence genome, one window contains:
- the LOC127789069 gene encoding calcium-binding protein CBP-like — protein sequence MSGYPHNQPGYGYGQAPTAQPYQAGAPYGAAPPPGQYPAYGAPSAPYEKPPKDKPYGGGGGHPPASAYPPSAGQPYGSPFASLVPSAFPPGTDPTVVACFQAADQDGSGVIDDKELQRALSSYNQSFSIRTVHLLMYLFTNSNARKIGPKEFTSVFYSLQSWRGIFEKFDRDRSGKIDAGELREALLSLGFAVSPVVLELLVSKFDKTAGKTKAIEYDNFIECCLTVKGLTEKFKEKDTNYTGTATFTYESFMLTVLPFLIA from the exons ATGTCCGGATACCCGCACAATCAACCCGGTTATGGCTACGGTCAAGCGCCGACGGCGCAACCGTACCAGGCCGGCGCTCCCTACGGCGCCGCACCGCCACCAGGCCAGTATCCGGCCTACGGCGCTCCATCGGCGCCGTACGAAAAGCCACCGAAGGATAAGCCCtacggcggcggcggcggccatCCGCCGGCGTCCGCTTACCCTCCTTCGGCGGGCCAGCCCTACGGAAGCCCGTTCGCGTCGCTTGTTCCGTCGGCCTTCCCGCCGGGGACGGATCCGACAGTGGTGGCGTGCTTCCAGGCGGCGGACCAGGACGGGAGCGGCGTGATCGACGACAAGGAGCTGCAGAGGGCTCTATCGTCCTATAACCAGAGCTTCAGTATCCGGACTGTTCATCTTCTCATGTACCTCTTCACCAATTCTAATGCCAGAAAGATCG GACCAAAGGAATTCACTTCAGTGTTCTATAGTCTTCAGAGCTGGAGG GGCATCTTCGAGAAATTCGACAGAGACAGAAGCGGCAAAATCGATGCCGGGGAGCTGCGAGAGGCGCTGCTCAGCCTAGGATTCGCAGTGTCGCCGGTGGTTCTGGAATTACTGGTCTCCAAGTTCGACAAGACTGCCGGAAAGACCAAGGCCATCGAATATGACAATTTCATTGAGTGCTGTCTCACCGTcaag GGGCTGACTGAAAAGTTTAAAGAGAAGGATACTAACTACACGGGCACAGCCACCTTCACTTACGAGTCCTTCATGCTCACTGTGTTGCCTTTCCTGATTGCCTAA
- the LOC127789068 gene encoding alpha carbonic anhydrase 4-like encodes MFKFTAKPSPLSLLFAFSFAIFILSLQTLFVFSNASESEVDDETPFQYLEGTGKGPSKWGQIDPHWQVCDNGKMQSPIDLLDQRVQVFPNLGKLKRDYKRAPATIKNRGHDITVTWKGDAGKININGTDYKLLQCHWHSPSEHTFNGTRYQLELHIVHLSSNGMIAVVGITYKYGHPDPFLEKLTGHLGVIGKEEKDLGIVNPGDIKFGSRKYYRYIGSLTVPPCTEGVIWTIVKKVRTVSREQVKALRDAVHDGFEANARPIQQLDGRTVMLYKPRANPGST; translated from the exons ATGTTCAAATTCACAGCCAAaccatctcctctctctctcctcttcgcCTTCTCCTTCGCCATTTTCATACTCTCGTTGCAGACTCTCTTCGTCTTCAGCAACGCGTCTGAATCTGAAGTCG ATGACGAAACACCTTTCCAGTACTTGGAAGGAACTGGTAAAGGACCTAGTAAATGGGGCCAGATTGATCCGCATTGGCAAGTTTGTGACAATGGAAAGATGCAGTCCCCTATCGATCTTCTTGACCAGAGAGTGCAAGTTTTTCCTAATCTTGGGAAATTGAAAAGGGATTACAAACGAGCTCCTGCTACGATCAAAAATAGGGGACATGATATTACT GTAACATGGAAAGGAGATGCtggaaaaattaatataaatggGACTGACTATAAATTGCTCCAGTGTCATTGGCATTCTCCTTCTGAGCATACTTTCAACGGAACAAG ATACCAATTGGAGCTTCACATCGTTCATCTCAGCTCCAACGGAATGATAGCTGTTGTTGGGATTACATACAAATATGGTCATCCCGATCCTTTCCTTGAAAAG CTAACAGGGCACCTTGGTGTAAttggtaaagaagaaaaagacctGGGGATTGTTAACCCAGGTGATATTAAGTTTGGGAGCAGAAAGTACTACAGATATATTGGTTCTCTGACAGTTCCTCCATGCACAGAGGGTGTTATTTGGACAATAGTCAAGAAG GTGAGAACAGTATCAAGAGAGCAAGTTAAAGCACTAAGGGATGCTGTACATGAT GGATTTGAGGCAAATGCAAGGCCAATTCAGCAACTGGATGGAAGAACAGTCATGTTATATAAGCCCAGAGCCAATCCAGGTTCTACTTGA